From Myxocyprinus asiaticus isolate MX2 ecotype Aquarium Trade chromosome 10, UBuf_Myxa_2, whole genome shotgun sequence, the proteins below share one genomic window:
- the LOC127447633 gene encoding rRNA N6-adenosine-methyltransferase METTL5 isoform X1, producing MKLKELESCLQQVDGFEEPKILLEQYPTSPHIAGCMLYTIHNTFNDIENKLVADLGCGCGVLSIGAAVLDAGLCVGFDIDDDALDIFKRNVEEFELSNIDVIQCDVCSIGSSYAKKFDTVIMNPPFGTKHNQGIDMQFLQTAISMARTAVYSLHKTSTRDHIQKKANDWKVKMEVIAELRYDLPASYKFHKKKSVDIQVDFIRFTPT from the exons ATGAAGCTGAAAGAGCTGGAGAGCTGCCTTCAGCAGGTGGACGGATTTGAAGAGCCCAAAATTCTCCTGGAGCAGTACCCCACCAGTCCTCATATAGCAG GCTGTATGCTGTACACCATCCACAACACATTTAATGATATAGAAAACAAGCTTGTTGCAGATTTGGGCTGTGGATGTGGGGTGCTGTCTATAGGAGCTGCAGTTCTTGATGCTGG ATTGTGTGTCGGATTTGACATCGATGATGACGCCTTGGACATATTCAAAAGAAATGTTGAAGAATTTGAACTGTCGAACATTGATGTCATCCAGTGTGACGTGTGCTCTATTGGATCCTCGTATGCCAAGAAGTTCGACACGGTCATCATGAATCCGCCATTTGGCACAAAGCACAACCAAG GTATTGACATGCAGTTCTTGCAGACTGCCATATCCATGGCGAGAACCGCAGTGTACTCCCTACACAAGACCTCAACACGGGAT CACATACAGAAGAAAGCAAATGACTGGAAAGTAAAAATGGAAGTCATTGCGG agctgagatacgaCCTGCCAGCATCTTACAAGTTCCACAAAAAGAAGTCG GTTGATATTCAAGTGGACTTCATTCGATTCACTCCAACATAA
- the LOC127447633 gene encoding rRNA N6-adenosine-methyltransferase METTL5 isoform X2 translates to MLYTIHNTFNDIENKLVADLGCGCGVLSIGAAVLDAGLCVGFDIDDDALDIFKRNVEEFELSNIDVIQCDVCSIGSSYAKKFDTVIMNPPFGTKHNQGIDMQFLQTAISMARTAVYSLHKTSTRDHIQKKANDWKVKMEVIAELRYDLPASYKFHKKKSVDIQVDFIRFTPT, encoded by the exons ATGCTGTACACCATCCACAACACATTTAATGATATAGAAAACAAGCTTGTTGCAGATTTGGGCTGTGGATGTGGGGTGCTGTCTATAGGAGCTGCAGTTCTTGATGCTGG ATTGTGTGTCGGATTTGACATCGATGATGACGCCTTGGACATATTCAAAAGAAATGTTGAAGAATTTGAACTGTCGAACATTGATGTCATCCAGTGTGACGTGTGCTCTATTGGATCCTCGTATGCCAAGAAGTTCGACACGGTCATCATGAATCCGCCATTTGGCACAAAGCACAACCAAG GTATTGACATGCAGTTCTTGCAGACTGCCATATCCATGGCGAGAACCGCAGTGTACTCCCTACACAAGACCTCAACACGGGAT CACATACAGAAGAAAGCAAATGACTGGAAAGTAAAAATGGAAGTCATTGCGG agctgagatacgaCCTGCCAGCATCTTACAAGTTCCACAAAAAGAAGTCG GTTGATATTCAAGTGGACTTCATTCGATTCACTCCAACATAA